In Gossypium arboreum isolate Shixiya-1 chromosome 5, ASM2569848v2, whole genome shotgun sequence, a single genomic region encodes these proteins:
- the LOC108450368 gene encoding uncharacterized protein LOC108450368 isoform X2: protein MEIEVTGPSSKESFVMEVGGLKRKVVEEKDQVRVTRKTLQAVLEQCQRAIESISNSEGGIDDDDEDDKDDVDPQGEAGGVGLQRDQEVDELCDLLKSRVQCSDFLEKLECARVPVSENVSEGSSWDMVNDNDLWEDKDVDLDQEDYVLVRQEDIVEGIACFMAAYLLSLKQTKDLSPNQLQEALSKTFSVKKKKGKLRKAWDGSKVVYNVASWGATAIGIYQNPLLLRAASKAFWVSCNVISKLI from the exons ATGGAGATAGAGGTAACGGGTCCGAGCAGCAAGGAATCGTTTGTGATGGAAGTAGGGGGGTTGAAGAGAAAAGTTGTGGAGGAGAAAGATCAGGTTCGTGTTACGAGGAAGACTTTGCAAGCTGTGCTGGAACAGTGCCAAAGAGCTATCGAATCGATTAGTAACAGCGAAGGTGGAATTGACGATGACGACGAGGATGATAAAGATGACGTGGATCCTCAAGGGGAAGCCGGTGGCGTCGGTCTTCAAAGAGATCAAGAAGTCGACGAG TTGTGCGATCTTCTGAAATCTAGAGTTCAATGCTCTGATTTTCTAGAAAAGCTAGAGTGTGCTCGGGTGCCAGTTTCAGAAAACGTTTCAG AAGGTAGTTCTTGGGACATGGTCAATGATAATGATCTTTGGGAAGATAAAGATGTTGATTTGGATCAAGAAGATTATGTTCTTGTTAGGCAGGAAGATATAGTAGAAGGCATTGCATGTTTTATGGCCGCATATTTGCTGTCACTTAAACAGACCAAG GATTTGAGCCCCAACCAACTTCAGGAAG CACTGAGCAAGACCTTCtctgtgaaaaagaaaaagggaaagctTCGAAAGGCATGGGATGGAAGCAAAGTCGTTTATAATGTGGCATCCTGGGGAGCAACTGCAATCGG GATATACCAAAACCCTTTACTTCTAAGAGCTGCCTCGAAAGCCTTCTGGGTTTCTTGTAATGTTATATCAAAGCTTATCTGA
- the LOC108450368 gene encoding uncharacterized protein LOC108450368 isoform X1 codes for MEIEVTGPSSKESFVMEVGGLKRKVVEEKDQVRVTRKTLQAVLEQCQRAIESISNSEGGIDDDDEDDKDDVDPQGEAGGVGLQRDQEVDELCDLLKSRVQCSDFLEKLECARVPVSENVSEEGSSWDMVNDNDLWEDKDVDLDQEDYVLVRQEDIVEGIACFMAAYLLSLKQTKDLSPNQLQEALSKTFSVKKKKGKLRKAWDGSKVVYNVASWGATAIGIYQNPLLLRAASKAFWVSCNVISKLI; via the exons ATGGAGATAGAGGTAACGGGTCCGAGCAGCAAGGAATCGTTTGTGATGGAAGTAGGGGGGTTGAAGAGAAAAGTTGTGGAGGAGAAAGATCAGGTTCGTGTTACGAGGAAGACTTTGCAAGCTGTGCTGGAACAGTGCCAAAGAGCTATCGAATCGATTAGTAACAGCGAAGGTGGAATTGACGATGACGACGAGGATGATAAAGATGACGTGGATCCTCAAGGGGAAGCCGGTGGCGTCGGTCTTCAAAGAGATCAAGAAGTCGACGAG TTGTGCGATCTTCTGAAATCTAGAGTTCAATGCTCTGATTTTCTAGAAAAGCTAGAGTGTGCTCGGGTGCCAGTTTCAGAAAACGTTTCAG AAGAAGGTAGTTCTTGGGACATGGTCAATGATAATGATCTTTGGGAAGATAAAGATGTTGATTTGGATCAAGAAGATTATGTTCTTGTTAGGCAGGAAGATATAGTAGAAGGCATTGCATGTTTTATGGCCGCATATTTGCTGTCACTTAAACAGACCAAG GATTTGAGCCCCAACCAACTTCAGGAAG CACTGAGCAAGACCTTCtctgtgaaaaagaaaaagggaaagctTCGAAAGGCATGGGATGGAAGCAAAGTCGTTTATAATGTGGCATCCTGGGGAGCAACTGCAATCGG GATATACCAAAACCCTTTACTTCTAAGAGCTGCCTCGAAAGCCTTCTGGGTTTCTTGTAATGTTATATCAAAGCTTATCTGA